The following coding sequences are from one Scylla paramamosain isolate STU-SP2022 chromosome 21, ASM3559412v1, whole genome shotgun sequence window:
- the LOC135111153 gene encoding enoyl-CoA delta isomerase 2-like isoform X1, with product MENQEAGLDVSVEDRLCVVKFNRPRKKNALRVKRQMQTAELRHCSCKGEYRALMAILDRAAENPGVTVVAVTGEGDYFTAGNDFIDSLENTRNDQSSAEGTEVWEKGSSSGINSFRDFITALVNFPKPLVAVLNGPAVGMGVTILPLFDLVYASDKATFHAPFVQLGVVAEGCSSYTFPRLMGMGKAAEVLLFGKKLTAKEASDRGLVTEVLPHASLHQVWPRIREYAKFPLKTLLTVKEMMRANDRETLVKVNIMEMEYLKKAARSEEAFTGIMNMFAKKSKL from the exons ATGGAAAACCAG GAAGCTGGGCTGGATGTGAGTGTGGAGGACAGGCTTTGTGTGGTGAAGTTCAATCGGCCACGCAAGAAAAATGCTCTTCGTGTTAAA AGGCAGATGCAAACTGCAGAGTTGAGACATTGTAGCTGTAAAGGA GAGTATAGAGCCCTGATGGCAATACTTGATCGTGCTGCTGAGAACCCAGGTGTAACAGTGGTGGCTGTGACAGGAGAAGGGGACTACTTCACAGCTGGTAATGACTTTATTGACAGTCTTGAAAACACGAG AAATGATCAATCCAGTGCAGAAGGAACTGAAGTTTGGGAGAAAGGAAGTTCATCTGGTATAAATTCATTCAGAGA ctTTATAACAGCTCTGGTCAACTTCCCAAAGCCCTTGGTGGCTGTCTTAAATGGACCAGCAGTAGGCATGGGAGTCACTATTCTGCCACTCTTTGATCTTGTCTATGCATCAGACAAG GCTACATTTCATGCACCCTTTGTACAGTTGGGTGTTGTGGCTGAGGGCTGCTCTTCCTACACCTTTCCACGTCTCATGGGTATGGGAAAGGCAGCTGAAGTTCTTCTGTTTGGGAAGAAG CTGACAGCAAAGGAGGCTTCTGACCGAGGTCTGGTGACAGAAGTGTTACCTCATGCAAGTCTCCACCAGGTTTGGCCAAGAATACGTGAATATGCCAAGTTCCCCCTGAAAACTCTTCTTACAGTCAAGGAAATGATGagagctaatgatcgggaaactCTAGTTAAG GTCAACATCATGGAAATGGAGTATCTTAAGAAAGCAGCAAGGAGTGAAGAGGCTTTTACTGGGATAATGAACATGTTTGCAAAGAAATCAAAGCTATAA
- the LOC135111153 gene encoding enoyl-CoA delta isomerase 2-like isoform X2, whose amino-acid sequence MENQEAGLDVSVEDRLCVVKFNRPRKKNALRVKEYRALMAILDRAAENPGVTVVAVTGEGDYFTAGNDFIDSLENTRNDQSSAEGTEVWEKGSSSGINSFRDFITALVNFPKPLVAVLNGPAVGMGVTILPLFDLVYASDKATFHAPFVQLGVVAEGCSSYTFPRLMGMGKAAEVLLFGKKLTAKEASDRGLVTEVLPHASLHQVWPRIREYAKFPLKTLLTVKEMMRANDRETLVKVNIMEMEYLKKAARSEEAFTGIMNMFAKKSKL is encoded by the exons ATGGAAAACCAG GAAGCTGGGCTGGATGTGAGTGTGGAGGACAGGCTTTGTGTGGTGAAGTTCAATCGGCCACGCAAGAAAAATGCTCTTCGTGTTAAA GAGTATAGAGCCCTGATGGCAATACTTGATCGTGCTGCTGAGAACCCAGGTGTAACAGTGGTGGCTGTGACAGGAGAAGGGGACTACTTCACAGCTGGTAATGACTTTATTGACAGTCTTGAAAACACGAG AAATGATCAATCCAGTGCAGAAGGAACTGAAGTTTGGGAGAAAGGAAGTTCATCTGGTATAAATTCATTCAGAGA ctTTATAACAGCTCTGGTCAACTTCCCAAAGCCCTTGGTGGCTGTCTTAAATGGACCAGCAGTAGGCATGGGAGTCACTATTCTGCCACTCTTTGATCTTGTCTATGCATCAGACAAG GCTACATTTCATGCACCCTTTGTACAGTTGGGTGTTGTGGCTGAGGGCTGCTCTTCCTACACCTTTCCACGTCTCATGGGTATGGGAAAGGCAGCTGAAGTTCTTCTGTTTGGGAAGAAG CTGACAGCAAAGGAGGCTTCTGACCGAGGTCTGGTGACAGAAGTGTTACCTCATGCAAGTCTCCACCAGGTTTGGCCAAGAATACGTGAATATGCCAAGTTCCCCCTGAAAACTCTTCTTACAGTCAAGGAAATGATGagagctaatgatcgggaaactCTAGTTAAG GTCAACATCATGGAAATGGAGTATCTTAAGAAAGCAGCAAGGAGTGAAGAGGCTTTTACTGGGATAATGAACATGTTTGCAAAGAAATCAAAGCTATAA
- the LOC135111153 gene encoding enoyl-CoA delta isomerase 2-like isoform X3, with product MQTAELRHCSCKGEYRALMAILDRAAENPGVTVVAVTGEGDYFTAGNDFIDSLENTRNDQSSAEGTEVWEKGSSSGINSFRDFITALVNFPKPLVAVLNGPAVGMGVTILPLFDLVYASDKATFHAPFVQLGVVAEGCSSYTFPRLMGMGKAAEVLLFGKKLTAKEASDRGLVTEVLPHASLHQVWPRIREYAKFPLKTLLTVKEMMRANDRETLVKVNIMEMEYLKKAARSEEAFTGIMNMFAKKSKL from the exons ATGCAAACTGCAGAGTTGAGACATTGTAGCTGTAAAGGA GAGTATAGAGCCCTGATGGCAATACTTGATCGTGCTGCTGAGAACCCAGGTGTAACAGTGGTGGCTGTGACAGGAGAAGGGGACTACTTCACAGCTGGTAATGACTTTATTGACAGTCTTGAAAACACGAG AAATGATCAATCCAGTGCAGAAGGAACTGAAGTTTGGGAGAAAGGAAGTTCATCTGGTATAAATTCATTCAGAGA ctTTATAACAGCTCTGGTCAACTTCCCAAAGCCCTTGGTGGCTGTCTTAAATGGACCAGCAGTAGGCATGGGAGTCACTATTCTGCCACTCTTTGATCTTGTCTATGCATCAGACAAG GCTACATTTCATGCACCCTTTGTACAGTTGGGTGTTGTGGCTGAGGGCTGCTCTTCCTACACCTTTCCACGTCTCATGGGTATGGGAAAGGCAGCTGAAGTTCTTCTGTTTGGGAAGAAG CTGACAGCAAAGGAGGCTTCTGACCGAGGTCTGGTGACAGAAGTGTTACCTCATGCAAGTCTCCACCAGGTTTGGCCAAGAATACGTGAATATGCCAAGTTCCCCCTGAAAACTCTTCTTACAGTCAAGGAAATGATGagagctaatgatcgggaaactCTAGTTAAG GTCAACATCATGGAAATGGAGTATCTTAAGAAAGCAGCAAGGAGTGAAGAGGCTTTTACTGGGATAATGAACATGTTTGCAAAGAAATCAAAGCTATAA
- the LOC135111155 gene encoding putative per-hexamer repeat protein 5 isoform X1: protein MRGPRLALLAVLAAVCEVGCGGVVGGIERQETGSQCGDTLSLDFSSGWPEVQCSSSCSDVHTWAVGPVFRREPRLEQYGLMVRQEYGEDGSVMCSLIDDISDSGALQSSLQAEACSSVTPLTTTTTGTGGPSGVTDVTTTTGTGGPSGVTDVTTTTGTGGPSGVTDTTTTTTGTGGPSGVTDVTTTTTGTGGPSGVTDTTTTTGTGGPSGVTDVTTTTTTGNGGPSGVTDITTTTGTGGPSGVTDITTTTGTGGPSGVTDVTTTTGTGGPSGVTDVTTTTGTGGPSGVTDVTTTTTTGTGGPSGVTDITTTTGTGGPSGVTDITTTTGTGGPSGVTDTTTTTTGTGGPSGVTDTTTTTGTGGPSGVTDITTTTGTGGPSGVTDTTTTTGTGGPSGVTDVTTTTTTGTGGPSGVTDVTTTTTIGTGGPSGVTDVTTTTGTGGPSGVTDVTTTTGTGGPSGVTDVTTTTTTGTGGPSGVTDITTTTGTGGPSGVTDVTTTTTTGTGGPSGVTDVTTTTTIGTGGPSGVTETEETTTPTTTVTVPDCADNMDTTESVSDEEQAFHTTKQPSTVTTIATTTPPVTTTPTTPPTTTTTPRPTRVWYECPSGFVLYDNSCYHVSEREGSWEDGRNYCSSKGSKYVSITSNNEFDFVKGLVSKDTWIGLNDKKNEGTYVWDSDGSVARFLKFASGEPNDQDWHNMYVEDCVEMRENKDFLWNDESCDSSRRFACEVSATMHQG, encoded by the exons ATGAGAGGACCACGCTTGGCTCTGCTGGCCGTCCTGGCGGCGGTGTGCGAG GTGGGGTGCGGCGGCGTGGTGGGCGGCATCGAGAGGCAGGAGACAGGATCGCAGTGCGGAGACACACTCTCCCTCGACTTCTCTAGTGGATGGCCGGAGGTCCAGTGTTCTTCCTCGTGTTCTGATGTGCAC ACGTGGGCCGTCGGACCGGTGTTCAGGCGTGAGCCTCGTCTGGAGCAGTATGGCTTGATGGTGAGACAGGAGTACGGCGAGGACGGCTCGGTGATGTGCTCACTCATCGACGACATCTCAG ACTCTGGTGCCCTACAGTCCTCTCTCCAGGCCGAGGCTTGTTCCTCAGTGACTCctttgaccaccaccaccactggcactggaggtccCTCTGGAGTGAcagatgtcaccaccaccactggcactggaggtccCTCTGGAGTGAcagatgtcaccaccaccactggcactggaggtccCTCTGGAGTGacagataccaccaccaccaccactggcactggaggtccCTCTGGAGTGAcagatgtcaccaccaccaccactggcactggaggtccCTCTGGAGTGacagataccaccaccaccactggcactggaggtccCTCTGGAGTGAcagatgtcaccaccaccaccaccactggcaaTGGAGGTCCCTCTGGAGTGAcagatatcaccaccaccactggcactggaggtccCTCTGGAGTGAcagatatcaccaccaccactggcactggaggtccCTCTGGAGTGAcagatgtcaccaccaccactggcactggaggtccCTCTGGAGTGAcagatgtcaccaccaccactggcactggaggtccCTCTGGAGTGAcagatgtcaccaccaccaccaccactggcactggaggtccCTCTGGAGTGAcagatatcaccaccaccactggcactggaggtccCTCTGGAGTGAcagatatcaccaccaccactggcactggaggtccCTCTGGAGTGacagataccaccaccaccaccactggcactggaggtccCTCTGGAGTGacagataccaccaccaccactggcactggaggtccCTCTGGAGTGAcagatatcaccaccaccactggcactggaggtccCTCTGGAGTGacagataccaccaccaccactggcactggaggtccCTCTGGAGTGAcagatgtcaccaccaccaccaccactggcactggaggtccCTCTGGAGTGAcagatgtcaccaccaccaccaccattggcACTGGAGGTCCCTCTGGAGTGAcagatgtcaccaccaccactggcactggaggtccCTCTGGAGTGAcagatgtcaccaccaccactggcactggaggtccCTCTGGAGTGAcagatgtcaccaccaccaccaccactggcactggaggtccCTCTGGAGTGAcagatatcaccaccaccactggcactggaggtccCTCTGGAGTGAcagatgtcaccaccaccaccaccactggcactggaggtccCTCTGGAGTGAcagatgtcaccaccaccaccaccattggcACTGGAGGTCCCTCTGGAGTGACAGAGACAGAAGAAACAaccactcctaccactactgTAACCGTTCCAGATTGTGCAGATAATATGGACACCACCGAATCTGTCAGTGACGAAGAACAGGCTTTCCATACCACCAAACAACCCTCTACTGTAACAACCATAGCCACTACAACTCCCCCTGTAAcaaccacacccaccacaccccccaccacaactaccaccccTCGCCCAACCCGGGTATGGTACGAGTGTCCCAGTGGCTTTGTGCTCTATGACAATTCCTGCTACCACGTGTCCGAAAGAGAAGGCTCGTGGGAGGACGGAAGAAATTACTGTTCATCCAAGGGCAGCAAGTATGTCAGCATTACTAGTAACAATGAGTTTGATTTCGTAAAAG GTCTTGTGAGCAAGGACACGTGGATTGGCCTCAACGacaagaaaaacgaaggaaCATATGTCTGGGATTCCGACGGAAGTGTTGCCAGATTCCTAAA
- the LOC135111155 gene encoding putative per-hexamer repeat protein 5 isoform X2, protein MRGPRLALLAVLAAVCEVGCGGVVGGIERQETGSQCGDTLSLDFSSGWPEVQCSSSCSDVHTWAVGPVFRREPRLEQYGLMVRQEYGEDGSVMCSLIDDISDSGALQSSLQAEACSSVTPLTTTTTGTGGPSGVTDVTTTTGTGGPSGVTDVTTTTGTGGPSGVTDTTTTTTGTGGPSGVTDVTTTTTGTGGPSGVTDTTTTTGTGGPSGVTDVTTTTTTGNGGPSGVTDITTTTGTGGPSGVTDITTTTGTGGPSGVTDVTTTTGTGGPSGVTDVTTTTGTGGPSGVTDVTTTTTTGTGGPSGVTDITTTTGTGGPSGVTDITTTTGTGGPSGVTDTTTTTTGTGGPSGVTDTTTTTGTGGPSGVTDITTTTGTGGPSGVTDTTTTTGTGGPSGVTDVTTTTTTGTGGPSGVTDVTTTTTIGTGGPSGVTDVTTTTGTGGPSGVTDVTTTTGTGGPSGVTDVTTTTTTGTGGPSGVTDITTTTGTGGPSGVTDVTTTTTIGTGGPSGVTETEETTTPTTTVTVPDCADNMDTTESVSDEEQAFHTTKQPSTVTTIATTTPPVTTTPTTPPTTTTTPRPTRVWYECPSGFVLYDNSCYHVSEREGSWEDGRNYCSSKGSKYVSITSNNEFDFVKGLVSKDTWIGLNDKKNEGTYVWDSDGSVARFLKFASGEPNDQDWHNMYVEDCVEMRENKDFLWNDESCDSSRRFACEVSATMHQG, encoded by the exons ATGAGAGGACCACGCTTGGCTCTGCTGGCCGTCCTGGCGGCGGTGTGCGAG GTGGGGTGCGGCGGCGTGGTGGGCGGCATCGAGAGGCAGGAGACAGGATCGCAGTGCGGAGACACACTCTCCCTCGACTTCTCTAGTGGATGGCCGGAGGTCCAGTGTTCTTCCTCGTGTTCTGATGTGCAC ACGTGGGCCGTCGGACCGGTGTTCAGGCGTGAGCCTCGTCTGGAGCAGTATGGCTTGATGGTGAGACAGGAGTACGGCGAGGACGGCTCGGTGATGTGCTCACTCATCGACGACATCTCAG ACTCTGGTGCCCTACAGTCCTCTCTCCAGGCCGAGGCTTGTTCCTCAGTGACTCctttgaccaccaccaccactggcactggaggtccCTCTGGAGTGAcagatgtcaccaccaccactggcactggaggtccCTCTGGAGTGAcagatgtcaccaccaccactggcactggaggtccCTCTGGAGTGacagataccaccaccaccaccactggcactggaggtccCTCTGGAGTGAcagatgtcaccaccaccaccactggcactggaggtccCTCTGGAGTGacagataccaccaccaccactggcactggaggtccCTCTGGAGTGAcagatgtcaccaccaccaccaccactggcaaTGGAGGTCCCTCTGGAGTGAcagatatcaccaccaccactggcactggaggtccCTCTGGAGTGAcagatatcaccaccaccactggcactggaggtccCTCTGGAGTGAcagatgtcaccaccaccactggcactggaggtccCTCTGGAGTGAcagatgtcaccaccaccactggcactggaggtccCTCTGGAGTGAcagatgtcaccaccaccaccaccactggcactggaggtccCTCTGGAGTGAcagatatcaccaccaccactggcactggaggtccCTCTGGAGTGAcagatatcaccaccaccactggcactggaggtccCTCTGGAGTGacagataccaccaccaccaccactggcactggaggtccCTCTGGAGTGacagataccaccaccaccactggcactggaggtccCTCTGGAGTGAcagatatcaccaccaccactggcactggaggtccCTCTGGAGTGacagataccaccaccaccactggcactggaggtccCTCTGGAGTGAcagatgtcaccaccaccaccaccactggcactggaggtccCTCTGGAGTGAcagatgtcaccaccaccaccaccattggcACTGGAGGTCCCTCTGGAGTGAcagatgtcaccaccaccactggcactggaggtccCTCTGGAGTGAcagatgtcaccaccaccactggcactggaggtccCTCTGGAGTGAcagatgtcaccaccaccaccaccactggcactggaggtccCTCTGGAGTGAcagatatcaccaccaccactggcactggag gtccCTCTGGAGTGAcagatgtcaccaccaccaccaccattggcACTGGAGGTCCCTCTGGAGTGACAGAGACAGAAGAAACAaccactcctaccactactgTAACCGTTCCAGATTGTGCAGATAATATGGACACCACCGAATCTGTCAGTGACGAAGAACAGGCTTTCCATACCACCAAACAACCCTCTACTGTAACAACCATAGCCACTACAACTCCCCCTGTAAcaaccacacccaccacaccccccaccacaactaccaccccTCGCCCAACCCGGGTATGGTACGAGTGTCCCAGTGGCTTTGTGCTCTATGACAATTCCTGCTACCACGTGTCCGAAAGAGAAGGCTCGTGGGAGGACGGAAGAAATTACTGTTCATCCAAGGGCAGCAAGTATGTCAGCATTACTAGTAACAATGAGTTTGATTTCGTAAAAG GTCTTGTGAGCAAGGACACGTGGATTGGCCTCAACGacaagaaaaacgaaggaaCATATGTCTGGGATTCCGACGGAAGTGTTGCCAGATTCCTAAA